The genomic segment CAATCTCCAATAAATAGTGTATTTGGTAAGGGCTATTCCAGAATCATCAGTGTGGGAGGGGTGGGAGGCATTTGTTTTGATGGTTGGTAGGGACATAGCCCCATTTTTCTAGTACATTTCATATGCTAAATATGTTTCAAAATTGGATCGGTGGTGGAGTCTGTGATAAAATGCCCTCAGAAAATTTTGGAATAGTCCTAAGCTTAGGATAAACTTTAATAATGCTATCCATCTCAAGTCATGTGTGGGTATACAAACTGAGTAAAAACCAGTTGAAACACCTCCAATTTTACCTGTGGTAAGAATATCAACAGGACTGCTATGTCTGACAAATACAATGCTGATTTTTAATGCTCTACTTTTGGTGTAAAATTGAGCCGAGACACTCACATTATACCTGAGACACTCACTTTATACCCGAGACACTCACTTTATACCTGAGACACTCACTTTATACCTGAGACACTCACTGTATACCCGAGACACTTACTTTATACCTAAGACACTTACTTAATACCCGAGACACTTACTTTATACCCGAGACACTTACATTATACCTGAGACACTCACTTTATACCTGAGACACTCACTTTATACCTGAGACACTTACTTTATACCTGAGACACTTACTTTATACCTGAGACATTCACTTTATACCTGATACACTTACTTTATACCTGAGACACTCACTTTATACCTGAGACACTCACTTTATACCTGAGACACTTACTTTATACCCGAGACACTTACTTTATACCCGAGACACTCACTTTATACCCGAGACACTTACTTTATACCTGAGACACTTACTTCAAACCGGAGACACTTACTTTATACCCGAGACACTTACTTTCAAATCAATGTGACATAACTCTCCATTTTCatgacctgtgatgatgtactCTTCATACGGACCCCAGATGGCTGATGTGATCTTAGATCCAGCTATAGGATAGATCATCGCTGGCTCTCCTATAAATCATAAAGAAtttcacaaatacaatcaaCGTGTACATCCAAAAATCATATCACAGAATGTAGTGTATTACTAAAACTTATAATAAAAGTCCATACATGAATCAAGGCAGGATTATGGGGAATATACCCTTCCTACTATCTAGTGGTAAAACCCGGGTTCCAAGGGGAGCTAGAACCTGTCCCCAACCCAGCAGAATatgatttttttagtttttcaaGCTGAATCTCTACATCCTTAGCATAGGTGATTTGGAATTTGATATagttaaatgaaaataatgtaaatgaaTTTTTCAGTCCTATTTATCTAAGATTATTGGTAAAGTAATTGTTAGAAAAAAAGACCATGCTTTCATGGAGGAAAATGAACCAGTCATTTTGAGAAACTTTTACTATAGTCTAGAAGGGAAATTTTAAGGCCAAGGGAAACCAATTCTGTTGGGGGAATTTACCAATAAAGGTAAAGAAGTGGCAAATTGATGATAAAAGTTCATACTCATATCATTGATGTCATAGATGTGGATTTCACAAGGATGTCCCATGGTTTTGTCTGTTGTGTACATGATAAGGTTTCCACTGTATGAGAATCCACATGTCCTTACAGCTGTTTTGGACTCCATTGTTGACAACATTTTTCCTGAAAACGAAGAGGCAAAGATGACCTATATTACTCACCTGTATGTATAAGCAATAATATGGCATAAAATTGACCCTTGCCCTTAAgtaatttcagaagtcaaatcactacTTCTCAAAAAACATTGTCAAATAGCCATGTCCCTTCAAGCTCAAGAGAGAAAGCACATATTAGAAGGTAAAATCAGACTCTTATGGGTCTAATTGCATTTTTGACACCCTGTAAAATGGTAAAATTTCTTCATTGACATTACCAgatttattgtaaataaattgaCAGGGTGAAAATATGAACCCAAAGAATATCCTTGTTAACATCCATAAGATACATAGATTCTCATATGACAAAGTATGATTTAACCATAATTTTACTGCcaactgaaacaaaaatattactttaaaaagttttgatttttaaagttcattttttttctttaaaatttctttttctaTCAATATGTTAGGAGCTCAGCAACTTATAGTTCTCACATATACTCACCTGTTTGACAATCCCATAGTTTACACGAGTTGTCAGCAGACCCTGTCAATACATAGGTTGTGTCCCCTGATCACCATTGTCAaggtaaaaatatcatttttctgTTATTCAagctacattttgttttcattaaacaGAAGTCTGCTTTGTAAATTAGCCAACAGCTGTGTGCATGTTATAGATTGGGTGATGGGAGTGATGGGACAATCATCCATTAACGTTACATTAGATACTCTCATCAATCCCAATCATCAAATTTCAATGactatgttgttgttgttttttgctTTCAGTGAAAATCACAAAAGTTTAGAATCATGAAATTAATCAGTCATATGTTAAACTTGTGTAAATTCAATACATCATAATTAGTACTTTTAAATATCCTGAACAAGTTTACTTCATTACAATACAATGACTTTatagattttatcaaattattctGACCTTGTTACAATAGACATAAaacatttacactgtatatttttattacaaaGGATACAATTGACATCCATGTTCCATACTGCTCCTGTATGACCCTTAAAGGAGCCTAGTCTCTCCCCATTTACTGAATACCACACATTAGGCTGGTGATCCTTAGCACAAGAGAAGATAAGATCTCCCTCCCTGTTGTACTTGATCTCAGTAATTGATCGCTCATGACCATGTAGTAAAATTGGCTTCTgcataagaaaaagaaaaatacaattAAGAATTgtgatgtaaacaaattaaatacaacatacaaagaTCAGAAAACAGgttcttttttctttgtaaaacaATCCATTTTTAAACTAGacaaaaagaaacatattttgacaacacaatgaaaagtaaaagtgtgggggggggggaagtGGAGTACAATACTTAGACTTAGATAACCAGAATTTTTTTAAAGCACCACTAAGATATATAGTGTGcactctgtctaaaccggacacctttgggaccacaaaataaagtcggtttgtagagagttcAGGATTGTAGAGATTCTACTTGATATTGTTGTTGAatgcaaaaagaaaaaagaaaaaaaaagatatattataaaaaagatgTCATTGTACATTATTCCTGCATATACAAACTTTGAAttgaataacataatttaattcAACACTGGCAATATGACACTATGTGTACGTTACATCGGTTGAAAACAATCActgattgttgtttgttttaagaGGCTTTCCAGCGAGTCCGAACAATCAACCAATCTGACACTTTCTACAAGTGCAGATTCCCAATCTGAGGAATTAGCCTCAATTTCTAATTGGTCCTTAATGTTGGCGGCTGTCGTGAGATCcatgtttgttgataatataaACGGAGTAATACAAAATGTCGTCACCATCATCTCCGACTTCCTCATCCGGGTACGTTCGTGTAGTGAGGTCCGTGAAGGGGAAGCCAGCCAGAATGAAACATTTCTTAATTAcgatacatttacaaacacGTAACATTATTGGTATGAATTGACAAATTGTATTCTGAATTAcgatacatttacaaacacGTAACATTATTGGTATGAATTGACAAATTGTACCTAACAACTGTTTAGGTGATTATCCAGCCGTAGCTGCTGCCACCTATGGACAATGACGTTTAATGGTCAATGAATAATATACCTGTGCGGCAATTACAACTGTATAAACACTTGTCGGGAGCCCCTGAAGGCATCGCTACCAGGGAAACATCAATGGGACCGACACCGGTTTATACAGGGTAgatttactagtatacagaaGGAATGGGGCCAGAATATATGGCTggattacagaatagacagagtccagATTATGCAGAGTTAATCTACTATAAATAAAGAAGGGAATTTTCGGGACCAAATTATTTGGTCGGTTTTGGCAAATATCCGGATTGGACAGAGTCCGGTTTGGACAGAGTGCACTGTATGCATCTTTGTTATGTATGTactataaaaatgtatttaaaacaagTCATGTGCTGCGTCAATTCCAGAAAATTACTGTACCATATGGTCTTTGATATAAAATGattctttatatttataattgttGCATAATAATTATGGGTTCATAATTATTATCTCTGATGTTTACTAATACAACTCTATAGAGTCTTAATATGGTCCAAAAAGCAGAGCTAtcatatattgaatataatcAGAAATGAATATAACAATAGGATGCGTTGACTTGGTATGATAGCAAAATATAGTGTTTTACTAACATAAAAAAGACTCTAAGTACCGAAATGTGGGGAAATGTTGGTACAGTACTGTTACTACGTATACGTATTTCATAATTATAGGATTCATTAGGGTATGAGCAGGACTCGACTCTTATGAAATCAAAGCGACCATTAAATTCTAATCGAAATAACAGACATCAAATTTGTTTCTTTCGTTTCATCAGAATGAAAACAGCAAACTTCAGTTCAATAGacaaaaaatacataacaaCGTACCATCTTGCTGCTAAACTGCGAAAGGCTGCCATGCACACCGGAAATAAAAAGACTAGCGGAAACTTGTATAGCGCGTGCGTAAGGGAGCATACCTTGTTCTAAAAGATTTAACGAAGacattgttttactttttaGGGGAAAATACCAATCTTCTATTTAAAAAGTGTAATAATTGTATAACAAacttaattttgaaatacaataaatGTTTCTTTAAACATCATGttaaatatcttttttgttatttttacgaGCCTAAGCGACTTTCGCCATTGAAAAGGCAAGATGGGTATGACAGAATCAACTATGACTATAGGATACAATGAATGGAAGGAGCCGGATTTGCACCCTAATCGTCATAAATCTCCAACTTTCGACCCCAATTACGGGTTCCCCAATGGTCGTAAAGAGAGAGGTAAcacaaacatttgttttaaaaattgataatttcaCCTTCAAGTATCGTTGCCTGCAGAAGTAGTAACAATACCAGCTACCAAGAGTTATAGAGTCGACTTTTAACCAGTGCAACATTAGCTTAGTTAAGTTATCTCATAACTGCTACACAGATGAAAAGTAATATGTACACAATAAAATTATCACATAAACACAGCTagataaatagtaaaacggcagTTAGAGGTAAAGGTCATGCAAAATAAAACTCATGCAGCACCCAAAACGGAGAATTGACAGAAAACTGTGAATTGATATACTAGGAAAGCGAAATAAAGGTTGTACGAAGGGAATCATTGACCAGCAAGGAGAGGATGTCATAACACATACAGTCACAGGTATCAATTGCGTTTAACCAAAACTCATGGTCATATTTGGCCATTAACATGCGTGGATAAAATGCTATAAAGTTTTCATTTactcaaatgaatgacattgacccaTTTCCAAGTCAAAGAGGTGAAATGAGTGTGGCCATAAGCTTGCAGAGACATACTGAAAGGATAAAGAAATGCAACTActttaattgtaaaatattttgtattgaatatatatacgtATTTCTCGGTTAAAAAATAAAGGGTAATTGTGTGCCCTTACCTAATACCCCAATTAAGTATTCAAAATCCATCATCTGTGACAATAACTTATCCGCTTGTGCACCTAAATTACCAACATACTGTGATTGTACAAATGCATACGTTCTTTTCCGTTCAAACTAGTGACAATTTCTGACTATCACCAAGAAGCATGATCGCCaatacatttgatttttttttttttacaattatgccacggcTATAGGGCTAGCACTTAACAACAGGTCGCAACTCAGTTCATTGATCATAAATTGGTAAGTTATACTGTCTGAACACTGCGGGAAGAGTTGATGACAGATAGAGATTTGGACATCCATGTGTAATCTTGCGATTCATTACGCTTGCTCACTGTCGGATTCACCCAAAAACTGTGAGATATAGACTACGAGAGTCAAATTTACGCCTCCCCAGTACATTGTTTTGCCACTGACACCTCAAGTCGAGCTCTTCATAAATGATTGATGACACACCAGGCAAATGTCTCGCGTACATACATGTGCCTAGATGTTTCCCAATGAGATGTTGGATGTCCATGCTGTTCATtgatgaatctcgattcacaGTATTTCCATCAGATGACCATGAACATGTGTACTGATGTCGAGAAGAGCATTTTGCAGATGCTTGTGTCTGTTGGAGCTCAACAGATTTGGGGAGGAATTTCTCATGGGTTTAAGACACCTTTAGTGATCATTAAAGGGAATTTAACGGCTGTATATTATCGAGATGAGATCCTTAGGCTTTATGTTAAGCCATTCATTATATTAGGAGCGCACCATTTGACCTTTCAGCGGGATAACACTAGACCACATGTTGCGAGAGTTTGTAGGGACTTTCTTGCAACCCAGAACATAATCGTTATTGAATGGCTTCCATAAAGCCCATATTTGTCCCCAATTGAACACTTGTGGGATGATTTAGACAGAAGAGTTTGGAATCagcaaaacatcaaaatttacCTCCCACAATTGGAATAACATTCCTCTATGGACAGTCGATGGCCTCATGAACTCCATGCCCCACAGAATAAGAGATGCTATAGCTGTTCGGGGACCAGAGGACACACAATAGATTATTATGATTAGTTGTTATTTCATCATTGTGAACATAAGGGTACCCTAATTCATGGCAGCCTAATGAAGTCCTCATTTGTTTAAAATCTCAGAAAATGTGAAGATGGATGGTTCAATATTCAAATTATTGCATTTCACATTTAGGTAGTTTGCTCACAAATGtgatttcatcaaaattaacAGTGATGTTGAAGTTGAGTTtctttcagtatatatatattggtatgtttACTAAGTTTGCGTAACTCAATGGCATTATATTGAACTCAAGATATCGAGACTTATAACTTAAATGCAATGTATTTAAATCTTTGAAATAATTTCTTCTGAATAATCAAGGATCATGATTTTTATGATGCATGAATAAAATTGTCGAAGTCTTCTACTACAGAGTGATCATGATAAATTCTGTAGATAAAAATCAATGAATCTGAGGAGTACCTCTTAATTTAAGTTCTCGGAATTTTTAAGTTAGATTAGTAACACATGAACATTGAAAACCACACATCTATCTATTGATTAATGATATAATGTCAAAAGTTATTTTTAACCATTCATCAACAGATATTGGAGATTTCGGTTTCACTTGATCCAATATTTCTCATCTGAAAATTTAACTTGACAGAAGAAACTGGAAGACATATATCTGAAAGTGAACTTTGAAAGCAAATTTCAAACAAAGAGTTCCTGAAGAAAAAAGGCCTAGGGAATCATTGATCAACCCCATTTCTGTCATCCATGTACATGTTGTTGCATCTTCTCCCAACCACGCTCCTCTCCCTTCTGCAATTAAACTAGATtacaactagaactgtcaccaggatggctgactaatacccccgcaatctgctcaagtcaatggtgaattggaactgttaattagaggatTTCTAAGATAAGCCATAATtctgagaaaaagaaagtggcatgcacatctacacatggtcctctatatttgtgtgaagtttcattgaaatcggcccttcggtttaggaggagttgtccggacaaactgaAAGATATgtttcttatcggaaaacctgtttatagtgaccaattgccatagcaaccataattttgagaaaaagaaattggcatgcacatctacacatgatcattaatatttgtgtgaagtttcattggaatcgacccatcggtttaggagttgtccggacttcgttgcgggggtataatgaGGATCCATAGAAGGGGTCATGtacaaacaaattaaatgtgCACTAAAGTTTTAACAACCTTTTCATATCAATCTGTCTTTGACTATTGTCATGTGCTATTCTTGAACaacttacattttcaacttAGAAAAAACCCCTGCATGAATTCCTATACCATTTTGCAGGAATTACCTTCCATGACCTAAGAAaaatgtgaggaaggctttgggttctgtcccctggttaagacataccagagtctttaaaaatggtagttgctactcctgcttagcgctcagcatattaggaatgggacgactggttcgcccgttgtcagtataatgtgaccatgtggggtgtcctgctgggcatctttggcagtatgcttcagtgaggtagcactataaatcggcaaaagttccggcctatcacaaggagacttaacacgaacataccgcagcctcccaatacacacatacgcactcaccacacacatgcatgtcatacgtacgggaggccgtccttaaatgaccttagctgttaataggacgttaaacaaaataaaccaaaccaaaccaaactaaggAAAATGTTAAATTGAGCTCTGAAGGGCTAAGCTCTTAGTTAGGTCAAATTGTTCTACACGTCTACTTCCCTTTTTTGTTCTGTCTTTCACTCCAAATCCTCCATACTAAGAATTATCCAATTCTTTATATtcagtattttatcaatatctaTGTACAATTTTCTTCTCTCAAGTCCTTATCTTTGAATGCTATTATGTATGTTTCTATTTCTCTTTCTAGAGCCAACTCTTTCCTATGATGAAATGGTAGCACATAAAGTACCGGAAGAATACCGTGATTACTGTGCTCATTATTATGTCGATATGGCCAGATGTTACCGGAAGGTGTTGCCATTCAATTATAGATGTAGTCATGAAAAACACCACTGGGACCAGTGTCAATATGAGGAGTAAGTACAATATTAATTACCTATACCATCAGTTTGTGATTTTGTCTTCATGAAATTTGTAACAAAGCTGATAAATAAGTATGAAGGTTGAAGAACCACAAACACATGGATTAAGTTATAAATCATAAGCCTTAGAAaaacatataccacagcctATTCTTGAccaatacatacacacatacagtgTCACAAATTACATTACCTGTCAATTTTAATCAAGATCTTGAATTGTCTGAAAATGGCAGGTTATAACTGAGTGATTACTGTAGGGAATCAATGATTTGTACTAAAGAATTGATTTCTACTTAAGAGTAAGGGACACCCTGTACGTTTGGTATATTCGGTgatgatttataaatgtttaaagTGTATCAATCAATTGTCAGTACAGATTAATTTGTGAGACTACAATGTTGCCCCAATCAAAATCTTTTGGTTTTTCAGCTCAACCATTTTGTATAACATAAGGCCGAGGTGTACTTTCTACCATTTTTCATATCTAATGCATACACTTTTTACTTTCATCTTAGTTATTGTAAATCTTATTTGATGTAAATTCGTctcattatcatatttataaataagcACCGAGAAACTATCTATTAGATATTTCTCCTTTACCAACTTTCTCTTCATAGGAACTTCCTTTTATGTGATTTTGGAGaaactttttacatttgaagtatttttataaatttgttatttacacctccgtgttttgttttttcagaATGATAAGTAGAATGAAAGAATATGAACGTGAAA from the Pecten maximus chromosome 4, xPecMax1.1, whole genome shotgun sequence genome contains:
- the LOC117325968 gene encoding NADH dehydrogenase [ubiquinone] 1 beta subcomplex subunit 7-like, which produces MGMTESTMTIGYNEWKEPDLHPNRHKSPTFDPNYGFPNGRKEREPTLSYDEMVAHKVPEEYRDYCAHYYVDMARCYRKVLPFNYRCSHEKHHWDQCQYEEMISRMKEYEREKRLIQRAARKKMMSPVDEGGLEE
- the LOC117325966 gene encoding eukaryotic translation initiation factor 3 subunit I-like, with translation MSSLNLLEQGMLPYARAIQVSASLFISGVHGSLSQFSSKMKPILLHGHERSITEIKYNREGDLIFSCAKDHQPNVWYSVNGERLGSFKGHTGAVWNMDVNWDTTYVLTGSADNSCKLWDCQTGKMLSTMESKTAVRTCGFSYSGNLIMYTTDKTMGHPCEIHIYDINDMREPAMIYPIAGSKITSAIWGPYEEYIITGHENGELCHIDLKTGEKINAVQDHSKQINDIRYSKDMSMIITASKDTTAKLFDTVSLRHMKTYKTERPVNSAAISPIRDHVVLGGGQEAMEVTTTSSRVGKFDARFYHLVFEEEFGRVKGHFGPINSLSFHPDGKSYSSGGEDGYVRVHHFDPSYFEFRFDY